The sequence CCACCAGGGGGCATTCACATACTCTCCCACGGAACGTATCCTGAGAAATTATTCACATATATAATCAGAAATACAGAAAAATGGAACCAGGAATGCTCTTTtgctatataattattttattgaagtaCAAATACCTTGCATGCGGTGATGTTAGCTACTTTATCCTGCCAACAACCACCATTATTCTCCAAACACTCATTTGTCTCCACATCTGCCAAGAGAAGATTTGCAACCCAAAAAACAATTCAGGTTCAAAACTaacaagtaaacaaaaatagatCCCCCCACAACCAAAAGAAAGTCAGCATTTACCACTGCTCAAACAAACAGCTGGTTCAGTAGTTTCTTCAAAACCAGCACAGATAGCTTTCATAACAGCACCTTTCTCCAATTTTCCTGGAACAAAAAATGAATGCTTAAGAATTGGAAATCCAGATCAATATCTATCAGAGAAGCACACAGTACAAACCTCGATACTGCCTATTATTGACAACTAGAGTAGGCAATATGGTAACATCACCTCGTGACCCCTTACCAACCTACAAACACTAGTTTGTTAAAAATCTATATATAACAATCTGATGTGCAACCAATTAAATggtaacataaaataaaaaactaattaatgaaATAGAGGAGTACTTGGGCATCTTGCTCTTCTTTcaagacaggattttcagaatcAGCATTTGGGTCTCCCATGCACCTTTCAATCTTTTTAATATCAAGGCCTGCAGATATTGAACAAACATATTTGAGATACTGAATAATCATATTTGAGAAGTCATCATCAACTACTAACAGAAAACATAATAAGCAAATAACAGATTCACTTGCCAAGTGATTCAATGACAGCATCAGCACAtttcttgttatattttttctccttcATTGGGCATCTAATTTGAAAATCAGTGACATAGTCCCACCACACCCAAggctttttggtttcatttgcCACCTTGAAAACACATAGCTGCCTTAAATTTTCAATAACCACATCTTTCCCATCATAACCAGTGCTGAAATCTTGCTCAGGATCCGGAGCACAATATCTTCCATGATTTATGCACTGGGACTTGCACTGTTTGCTCATTGTGAATGCCTGAGGACAGTACCAAGTTATATAATGGGGTGTGAATTGAGTATAACCACCTTTCTCCAATATCTGTGCTGCACCTTTAAAATCTTTCACAAATTCCATCAACATATCACATTTAACTCCACACTCGTCATTGCTGTTGGTCCACAATTCATACTCCACACGGTCATCCGGGTGGGGGACAGCCTCTCTCCAATCAAGATTGACATTGACCATATCCCCATTACTTATGGCATCTTTCAACTTTTCACCAAAACTTTTCTCAATGAGAGCAGAAGGTATTGTTATGTTCTCTATGTATTTTGCAGATGACACATCCTCCTCAGGAGTGTCCATGGTTATCAACTTTTCCACAATATCATCCGCAACAAGAACAGCAGAAGCTCCAGCCTTCTGTGCATTCCATACCTTCAAAGCAAAGAAGCAATCTGCGAAAGGAACACATAAAAAACACTTAGAATACACCCAAGCAACATATTGAGACCTGTTCATACTTACAGCATGTCACTTGTGCAAAAGCACACCACAAATTTGAACTCATAGATAACTGTGTGTTGGGACGAGTGTTTGTAAAATTACCTTTGAATggaattaattttgaagtgattaattttggttaaaattgattttaaggtGAAGTGATTAACGTTTGGatgtttttattctaaaagCAGGTTAGCAATAAAACTCAGTATAATGCTACCTAGATTGTTTCAACTCATAACCAATTCTAGACTGAGAATCAATTCCTCAACACAGAACCAAATGTATGAGCATTTACCTAAAATCACGTTAGTCGCTATTTTTACGTAATTTTGCACGATCAAACATGAATTCAAACTTCCGAAATAAAACCTAAGACCCGTGTTTATCTATCAATTATTCTACCCAAAGATACATGAACAAGCAATAGCAAAACCccatgaaccaaacatcaaggCAGTGCACCTAAGCCGACAAAAGAAGAAGCGAAACATGCAACCAAGGAACCAAAAACACTTCTCAAGCAAAGCAAAACCAGCTGCAAAACCTCACAaccacaaaaacaaaattacaacCTAAAATCAGACCAGCAGAACCAGAAACCTTGAAATCAGACACGAAAAGAGTAGAGGTAAGAGAATCTTACTTCCTCGATCGAGCAAAACGATAGTGGGAAGAGCACCGGGTTTGGATTTGAAGGAAATCCCATACTCATCGAACTCCTTGCAACCCtttttgttgtcctttgggTACAACACGTTCCCAGCCATGCTGCCTCCGTATTGGGGTATCCCGAAGTTCCCAATCGCGCTATCGTGCGTGCCCTTGATGTTGTCCGGCGACGTCACCGTCAAGCTGTTCTTCTCCACCACGAATTTCGCCATTGACGGCGGCGGCGAAAGGAACAGCGCCAGAAACCCTAGAAAGACGCACAGCGAAGATCTCCGAAGCTTCATTTTGGGAACACCCAGAGAGCGATCAGCACTGGGTTTTCCGAATTCCGAAATGGGTCGGCTTTAGAGATCGCTTCTGGGAAGAAAGAAGGGTAAAAACGAACCTTTTACTTTCTTCTCGCGGTttcttattaaagaaaaaaaaaaagaaaaaggaagtgggatttttgttgttgttgctgttgaagaaaagaaagttgGGTTGGGTAATTGAGTTGCGTATTTATAATCACAAAATGAAATGAAGTCTCGCGCAGCAATGTAAAACAGAAGACTTGGAGACTCGGAAACGCAAAGATGGTTCTCTCTGTTGAGTCCAAGGAGACAACAACTCTTCTTAAGTCTTAACCATTAAGCATATactaaacttatttattttcttacttgaatattaaaggaaagaataaacaaaatatatacagTTGATGAGGTAGAAGTTTTGAGGGTTAGGTTTTCTTAAATCGTATcccactgttttttttttctttcacataaTCTTATTCCACTATTAATCTTATCTACGTACCGTATACAGCGTccattcaaaaaaagaaaacataccgTGTACAGGATAGATACCCCCGTATATCAACGCCCATAGAGGTTGTTTGTGcttaaaaaaatagcaaaaaataagattataaaCTTAATCATCAttagataaattataataaaaaaaataggtttaatataatttgatataaaaaagaaggtaaaattcctaaataataactcaaagacttttttatttatctagaggcatattatatcttattttattttaactagtATTTTATCTTAGAATGCACATGATAACtatttatttgatataattaaaatataaaataaatatttttaatatgtaaattatgttatagttaaaatttataataaataaatatttttaatatataaattattttagatttataataaataatttatattatcatacAACTTAtacaaagttatttttaattattgataatttttaaaataaagatgaaaatgatagattaaaaaacATCTGAAAATACTTTTTGATTTCTTGttgaagaaaatttttaaaaacgcttTCATTGAAAAATAGCTCCTAATAAAAACACTCTAATTCaatataattattctaatttataaaaagaaaggatGACTAAAATAAATCACTAGTCCTAATTTTATCTTAAGTAGAGTctatttaattgttgttttataagacaaaaacttctttttttatcattatgataattatataCCGTTCTAAgaacaataaatatttgaaaataattattttccctTAAGAGGAAAggaataaattttgaaataaaatatatcattaatttttaaattcatttaaaaacactcttaattttttttataattttgtatctaacatcagtttttataattttacttatatgaattttaaacctTGAATGCCAATGCCTTTAATTAGATTGTTCATGAGATTCAgatttagaataaaataaaattaaaaacaaatcctATTTAAGTAGCTAGGTTGCTTTGGTTTGGATTTTTTTGGATTAATCCAAATCATCAAACCAATTAATATTGAATTGGGTAAATTCGAGTCGCCAAATTATGATAGCAAAAAATAGTTAACTAGGTCATCGGAATAAATAAGGTTAAAAAAACGATAATAAAATCAGTTGTAAATTGTGGAAAACCCTGTAAGAAAGCTTTCCGGCAAAAATAAACCCAAGAAAATTAGCAGGTATGATTTTTACCATAAACCTTAATATAAGTTAAGTCaatatagttaaatttattcaattaaGCCTGTCACTTTAAATCAAGCAATTAGTAACAAGTAGTTAAAATTgaatcatttatataatatttgagtttggtttttcaaaaaaataaaaaaaaaatattagtcggACTATATTTACTTTCTTACCAAACTCAAAATTAATCAGAAGGTCTATTTTCCATAAAGAATGAAggatttaagaaaacaaaatcttCACTTTAAGTTATTTGGGAGGCTTGTTTTAATGATTAAGtaggagaatttttttttaactcaagatcataattattctaGTGAATAACTAAAGAAACTagattaagttaaaaaaaaatataagatagatAACTATGAGATAGAAGAGAATATAACTCAATAGAAATCTCTCTAATAAGTTCACAGAATTTTATTTCGCGCCGCGCCATGTGTGGTTATAAGTCAAACTAAACTAAGATCAACAAAAGTTATTATGCACcatcattttgtattttatttatttatttatttatttattatctttaaattcAAATAGCCAAAAGTCTACTTTTTAGTAAATGTTATTcacttttttcctttatgatgaaaaatatattttaaataagcaCCAATAActatgaaatataatttaatgtaattctttaattattaacatttcttgttaaaattatgtatatatttaagttatatacaagtgtgaattttttttcagactaatatttttaaaaacactttttataaattagaatgATATTAGATATTTATGCATATAAAACTATTTAGATgtgtaataaatattatatatatatatatatatatatatatgcatatctattaatatgtaaatttataaaaggaaaagtattaaaaaatacattaaaaataaaaataatataaaatatataaattttaaacttaacATATAGAGAATTTAGTACACtagtttatgaatttaattaaaatatatttactatataaaaaatttactttattattcaattataaattatcacatatataataaatttattgactgaCTTCtggaataattttcttaacaaTCGTctcaaaagaaatttttatttactttacgGGTCATGGTAATTAAAATCCTATTGATATTTAGTTGCACGCAGAAAACGTTTCCTATTAAAATATGAGCATGTACATAACGTGTCGCAGTTCTTTATAACCGTTATTTGACATTGATAGTGTTCCTTGCTGACACGTGGACCAATACTATATAGCCTATTAATAGGAGCAGCTCATTTTTGCGTCGCTTTTAGACACGATGCATATTAGCAATGTGTTCCTCACATATGATAATAgtgcatatgaaaaaaaaattattagaagagatggaatttattttggttatatTTATAAATCGAAAGTTAATTTTATGGCTTTTGACTATATGAATACTAACAAAATTCTATGCATGAAAGAATCATGAAAATATTAATGTATAagtaattagttataaattttttcaccttcataaatgaaaaataaatctgACAGCTTTTAAGCTTTTCTATAATAACTAAtgctaaatatattatttaaaaaaaaagaataactaAGCATATTTTGAACCTTTCCTTTACCCCATTGAGCTTTTGAACTTTAACTATCTTCTTGATCATTAACCATTGGTCCACCAAACATAGAAAACCTTAATATTGAGGAAAAGGAGGTtgatcttgaaatcaactttgaGCCATATGCTGAATAAGGAATTGATTTATCCTTGTGCTTAGTTGGGCATTTCTTGACTAACAAGTTCATTAGAGTCAATATTAGGAAGgaacatttatttattgtatGGAGTCCGGTTAAAGGTGTCGTCATCTCTAAACTACAATATAGAATCTTCTTTTTCTAGTTCTATCACCATATGGATGTCCAATGTATATTGGAGTATGGTCCTTGGAGTTTTGACAAGCATTTGTTGATCCTAGGAGTTATCAAACTAGGTGAGAGTTCAGGTCAAGTTCCTCTTTTCACAGTCCCATTTTGAGTTAGATTGTAAACCTGTAGCTGATAACCTCCAATGATTACATCTTTGTGTAACCAACATCTCTCAAAAATagtccaaactcaaaggtgagTTTTGTTAGGAGGCGATTTAATCATGTCGCTCTTACTCTAGCTAGAGCGTCAAAATTATTTGCAATGATGATGTCGAGAATAGCATCATCATTGTATGCTAAGACTAGTACTCTGGCAATCAGCTCTTTAATTGTATTCTTCTTGTATTTACGTTTCTCAACTAGTTTTAATGAAACAAGTTTGCTTTATGTAAAAAGAAagcatattttataaaaaaattataaatttctaaGATGTGAATGTGTGATGCAAAAAACGAACTGTTCTTTACACCAAAAGTTATCTAAGGAGCAATTAACCTCTCGAAGCCTCAAACTAGAAAATCAAGTAccgaaaattcaaatttagttgACTAATCAAAGCATGCGTTCAAACTTTGTCAAAGGACTTGGATGATTAGTGGTGCATACAAGTGTCTTGGATGGCTTATCCTTAATAGAAGCGTGCACTTTATGTGTTTTGTCTTCAAAGGCACCCTACCATGACATGAGTACCTCTTTCACTTATACATCTGAGATTCATATGTACTAGTAGCTTATTTACCAAGAAACATTTAGATCGTTAATTATTTGGCATCACATTGACACTAGATTCGTTAGCTATTCATATTTAGCAACGTCATATCATCAATCCAATCACATTCCTATGTGAAGCATCATGTTCATAATTTAAGTGGCAAACCATCATTCCacattaattgttgttgttaccCAACAATTATCGCTGTCACTATCTAATTTGACGGTCAAGATAGAGATATGTTGGACCATGTAGAACACTAGTGATGCCATGCCACAACCAGAGATGCTTGTGTTTTGTTTAAGCATCTCAGTATCATTACTGCCAAAATAATCTAGACCATGTAACTCAATCCACAAGCAAGAACCTTTTagcatgaaaaaggaaaaaagagcaCACAAACTTGGGCTCAAACTTGTGGTATATAAATCAAGAAGAGAGGTTACAACTCTCGAACTCCAACATAACATATATACACAACTGCATAAAGTCAAGGCAAACCATATCATGAAAAACCAACTTATGTTCTTATCCATGTTCCTTTCGTTTCTGATTCTTCCAACCGCTAGCCAAAAACATGCATGTGGCTCTGCCAAGACTAGCAACTTTCCATTTTGTGACACTTCACTATCTTATGAGGACAGGGCAAAGGACTTGGTGTCACGTTTAACACTTCAAGAAAAGACACAACAACTAGTAAACCCTTCTGCAGGTATTTCGCGGCTTGGTGTTCCTGCTTATGAATGGTGGTCAGAGGCTCTTCATGGTGTCTCAAACTTGGGGCCAGGAACACGTTTTGACAAGAAGGTGCCAGGTGCCACTAGCTTCCCAGCAGTGATACTATCAGCTGCAAGCTTCAATGCAAGTTTGTGGCAGAAGATGGGGCAGGTTGTGTCAACCGAGGCTAGAGCCATGTACAATGTGGATTTGGCTGGCTTGACATTTTGGAGTCCTAATGTGAATGTGTTCCGTGACCCTAGGTGGGGGCGTGGCCAAGAAACTCCAGGGGAGGATCCCTTGGTGGTGTCTAGATATGCTGTTATGTATGTTCGTGGCTTACAAGAAGTGGAGGATGAAGCAAGTGCTAAAGCTGATAGGCTTAAGGTTTCAAGTTGTTGTAAGCATTACACTGCTTATGACCTTGACAATTGGAAAGGCATTGATCGCTTCCATTTCGATGCAAAGGTAAAGAGGGAAATATACCAATGTGCTATAAATATGACAAATGATGCTCTCTCCTTCCTAATTATAAGACATAGTTGATTAATTTAAGCTTATTAACAAAGTTAGTTAATTTAgctattaacattaaatttgtctataattataatattttttcaaatttattcttaatttcaTTGGAAATCTATTCATTTTTTCTAATCTTCataggagagagaaagagacaattaagagtattttagttaaaaaataattaatgaaaagagagatgaaatgaaatcttattgataaggaacaaaaaaatttgttgacTATGTCTTATAAATAAAGACAGAAGGAATATAATATGACAAAAgatagagagaaataaaaaatgtcaattAAGTATATGCATTATGCAGGTATTCTTGTATCATTACTCTAACTTTGACAGTGATTGTTGTCACATATAATTGGGCTTGTTGCAGGTGACAAAGCAAGACTTGGAGGACTCGTACCAGCCTCCGTTCAAGAGTTGTGTGGTGGAGGGCCATGTTAGCAGTGTTATGTGTTCTTATAATAGGGTGAATGGGATTCCTACATGTGCTGACCCAGACCTTCTCAAAGGGATAATCAGAGGCCAGTGGGGTCTAGACGGGTTTGTCTTACATCCCTAACAAGTCATTTGATTTGGTTTATAGATAACAATTCCTACCTTTTCCTGGCCATCGAGAACTATATATTGATATGGCACAGTTTAAGGTTgtcaattttttgaatttttagtttGAGATAACCAAGTGAAGCTGCCTGATGTTTCCTGCTTTCCTTACAGATATATTGTTTCAGATTGTGATTCAGTGGAAGTCTATTACAATGCAATTCATTACACTGCTACTCCTGAAGATGCAGTGGCTCTTGCGCTGAAAGCAGGTAGAACTAAGGTTACAGCTGCACAAAGTTCTACAATTTTCTGATAAAGAGGAATAAAAAATTGAGTAGTTTTGGATAATTGAATGGTATCTTATCATGCAGGTTTAAACATGAACTGTGgcgattttcttaaaaaatacacTGCAAATGCTGTAAACTTGAAAAAAGTAGATGTAGCAACTGTAGACCAGGCCTTGGTGTACAACTACATAGTCCTGATGAGATTGGGCTTCTTTGATGACCCCAAGTCACTTCCATTTGCAAACCTTGGACCATCCGATGTATGTACTAAAGACAATCAGCAACTGGCTCTAGATGCTGCAAAGCAGGGAATAGTTTTGCTGGAAAATAATAATGGAGCTCTTCCCTTGTCCCAaactaacattaaaaaattggcTGTGATTGGACCAAATGCCAATGCCACCACAGTTATGATTAGCAACTATGCCGGCATACCTTGCCGCTACACTAGCCCTTTACAAGGACTACAGAAGTACATTTCTTCTGTAAATTATGCACCTGGTTGTAGCAATGTTAAATGTGGCAACCAGAGCCTCATTGCAGCAGCGGTTAAGGCAGCAGCCTCTGCTGATGCAGTGGTGTTGGTTGTGGGATTAGACCAATCTATTGAAGCAGAGGGCCTGGATAGAGAGAACTTGACATTACCTGGTTTTCAAGAGAAGCTTGTGAAAGATGTGGCTGGTGCTACCAAAGGAAAAGTGATTTTAGTCATAATGGCAGCTGGTCCAATTGACATTTCTTCCACTAAAAGTGTTAGTAACATAGGGGGGATATTGTGGGTTGGTTATCCTGGTCAAGCTGGAGGGGATGCCATAGCCCAAGTGATATTTGGAGACTACAACCCAGGTACTGTTTTATTAACTTTGTTAATTGATCGTGTAAAATCTTTTGTGTTGATAGTACATTGCTAATAAACTCTTATTTTAAatgcctttattttttttttaacactttgTTAATGGATACTGCCAACAAAAATTTTAGATACCAATAGTgaagtattattttttaggtGGTAGGTCTCCTTTTACATGGTATCCACAATCTTATGTTGATCAAGTGCCCATGACAGACATGAACATGAGAGCCAACAGAAGCAGAAATTTCCCCGGAAGAACCTACAGGTTTTATAATGGGAATTCCCTCTATGAATTTGGTCATGGATTAAGCTACTCCACATTCTCCATGTATGTTGCATCTGCTCCCTCCAGCATAATGATAGAAAACACATCCATTTCTGAACCACATAACATGCTCTCTTCCAACAACTCAGGCACCCAAGTTGAGTCTCTCTCTGATGGTCAAGCCATTGATATTTCCACCATAAACTGCCAGGACTTGACATTTTTGCTTGTCATTGGTGTGAAGAACAATGGACCCTTAAATGGATCTCATGTGGTCCTAGTGTTCTGGGAGCCAGCAACTTCAGAGTTTGTGATTGGTGCTCCAATTAAACAACTTATAGGATTTGAAAGAGTACAAGTTGTGGTGGGGGTGACAGAGTTTGTAACAGTGAAAATTGATATATGCCAACTGATAAGTAATGTGGATAGTGATGGCAAAAGAAAGCTGGTCATTGGACAGCACACCATTTTGGTTGGATCTTCCAGTGAAACTCAGGTTAGACACCACATTGATGTCAAACTTTCTGGGAGTATGAATGGAAAAGAATTCATGTCTGAATGAATCCAGTAAGAGAACTTTGCTAGCAGCTACAAGTCATAGCAATAATACGATGAGTTTGATAACAGTATGTGGAAGTGGAAGATATGAGATATCATATGTATGATGGATCATATACTATGTATTAGATATTACTAATAAAAATACTATGTATTAGACATAACAAATACAAATCATAAtggcaaaaaataaattttaatttaattgctttgagtatatatataataattataattagttataGACTTTATAGTTGATGCATGCTTATACATTAGCAAAATACAAAGCCTAGAAGAAGGGGTTAAACCTTCAACCTTGTGGTTAATAATCACGTGCTCTAATCAATTGAGCTATTCTAGCTTTTGACACAAATATCAAAACAGTAAAGTATTATTTCGTTCTTGGTCACAATCACTGTTCAATTTTGTGGTGGGATGTATTGTATGTTTAGGTATTTGGATTGTTACGAATTTGTCTATATACAAAGTATCTCAGTAGGTTTAAGAGAGGAAAGTgtctttataaataatttttggtcTCAACTTTCAAGTAATGTGGGATTTTGTGACTCCTGGAACAAGTTCCCTAATTGAGGCTAAGAGGCAAGAGTAGTCTAAGCCCCGTTAATGTTTTAACTTCAAATTCACAAGTATTATTAATGTCACCATATGAGGTATTGTTTGTTTAGACACTTAGTGAACCgtcatgattttgtttttgtaaaagaTGTATAGGTGGATTTGACAGAAAAAAGTAAATGAGGGTGGATAAAATAACTGCCTTATTGGTCATTGAGGGTGAGGGTATTTTCTTACTTGGTGGACCGTCGCAAGCATTGGATACTTACATGGAGATATACAGAAGGGGTGCCTAATGAGGGTGAGGGTATTTTCTCGCTAGTCATTTTGCTTTTCTATATGGTGCGTGAAGTAACTTTCCAGGATCAAAGGTATGAAGGAATTAAAAGTGAATCAAAGTGGATAAAATAACCGCCTTATTGGTCATTGAGCTCTACCAAATGACAATCGAGGTGTTCACTTGTaaaattaaacctttttttttccttgacatCTTTTAGTTGAAtggattaaagattaattttgctTATGATAATATGATTGTCCTTGACCAAAAAAATTTTCACACACAATAGGAATCAAATACTGGATTATCTAATAAATAGATCATCCCCATAAcacatcattttataaaattgaaccttttttttttaaatgacctGAACTATCAACTAGGGAAAAAAAGAATGCTGGAGAGTCCACAGCTCTGATTCAATTGAATGCATATTGCCAATCCTCTCCTAAGTCATTCTTACAGTAGCTTAAATTCAAATGCCTCTGTAAAATTAATGCGTTATATATTTCGGtcctttaactgcagattttggTTCCTATATAGGATTAGTACTCTtttcatgtgatttttttacCGGAATATTATTAATCCTTTCATCATAGCTAACTATTGTAACAGAATGTTATAGTCATTGTCATCCTTGTTATAATTTAGTGAGAGGCAAATCAAATTGTCTGTCTTTTAGCAGATTATGGTATACGgagatttataattatttccaGACATTAgctaaataactttttttaagatttaaggTACGCTGAAGTGATACTTGCCGGAATgtaaatgtttctttttttttattagtggccaatatttttatctttgatataatatttattaatattatttagctATAAACAACAGAGTTGCAGGACATGGCTGCTGTTTTGATGTGTGATTCTTCTTCCAATTTCATAATTGTCAAAAGCTCAATCTTCTCTAGTTTTGTTTTACTAGGCCTAATGTCTATCATAGCCGCCTGAGGAAATTCCACATAGTCAAAAGCTCTAACGAACTAATcaataatcattatttttaagataagaaTAAACCGGGGAGCTTTCAAATATCGACCGTATCAAGCAAAAGTCATAGTCAGAGTTGTCATCCAGACAACAATTGCTACCTAAAAGCCAATTAGCGTGTGAAGATATTCAAACACCCCTCAAAAGTCAAAATAACTTTTCTTTTGTTGGAAGCGACATTCATCCATCAATTCCATATAATTTTAAGGGATAATGATGATGTTGTTAATATTACTATGTTATTATTCTGTATAATTAAgatgacatttatttttaatcctgtgaaaaaataaaaataaaatttaattttttttaaataaggaatttaaaaatgatatttttggtaaaatctgaaaataaatatttctatttttatataaactaaaagCATATTTAATCTTGACAAGAATTGCTACTCGTTAgtttaagttttgaaaaaattaccAAGGAAGAAGTATTTAAAACACACTTTACTTCTAATACTCGTGAAAGAATATGAATGGAATAATCTGCGTTGACAATTTGCGCGTCAAAATCTCATAGCAAACTACACCAATATAAATACGGCCTTCCGTGTAACCTTCTGCTACACACAACACCAAACATTACTTGAAGGCTTTCAACAATATTCATAGTCAAAGATTGTAtttttgagagagaaagaagaaaaaggaagatcAAGTTAATCAATAATGGAAGGTTTGATTCCATATCTGATTCATGCAATCAAGAAGCAAAAGCCTCACCACCACAACTACAGGAGCTACTCTCATTCTGAAAGCTCAAACCGCAGCTACCACATGCTATTGGCGTCTGAATCCTTCACAGGATCTTCTCACAGAAGAACAAGGTCTGATTTTCAGCCCCCCACAAGTGAGTTCTTAGAGCAGAGATATGGTGTTGATGGATTCTTGGTCAGCCCCAGAGGCCAATTTACTGCTGCTGCTCCTCCTCCCACTGTCAATGTTAATGCTGCCCAACACTCTAACAATATCACCAACATGCGCAATCGCAAGTGATATATATCGTCAAGATCATAGGGGATGAtcaacttttcttttaattttttggacctTTAGAT comes from Glycine soja cultivar W05 chromosome 20, ASM419377v2, whole genome shotgun sequence and encodes:
- the LOC114402652 gene encoding vacuolar-sorting receptor 1-like; amino-acid sequence: MKLRRSSLCVFLGFLALFLSPPPSMAKFVVEKNSLTVTSPDNIKGTHDSAIGNFGIPQYGGSMAGNVLYPKDNKKGCKEFDEYGISFKSKPGALPTIVLLDRGNCFFALKVWNAQKAGASAVLVADDIVEKLITMDTPEEDVSSAKYIENITIPSALIEKSFGEKLKDAISNGDMVNVNLDWREAVPHPDDRVEYELWTNSNDECGVKCDMLMEFVKDFKGAAQILEKGGYTQFTPHYITWYCPQAFTMSKQCKSQCINHGRYCAPDPEQDFSTGYDGKDVVIENLRQLCVFKVANETKKPWVWWDYVTDFQIRCPMKEKKYNKKCADAVIESLGLDIKKIERCMGDPNADSENPVLKEEQDAQVGKGSRGDVTILPTLVVNNRQYRGKLEKGAVMKAICAGFEETTEPAVCLSSDVETNECLENNGGCWQDKVANITACKDTFRGRVCECPLVDGVQFKGDGYTTCAASGPGRCKINNGGCWHEARNGHAYSACSDDGGVKCQCPAGFKGDGVKNCEDIDECKEKKACQCPECSCKNTWGSYDCTCSGDLLYIRDHDTCISKTASQEGRSAWAAFWVILVGLVVAAAGAYLVYKYRIRSYMDSEIRAIMAQYMPLDSQGEVVNHVHEERA
- the LOC114403437 gene encoding probable beta-D-xylosidase 5 isoform X1; translated protein: MKNQLMFLSMFLSFLILPTASQKHACGSAKTSNFPFCDTSLSYEDRAKDLVSRLTLQEKTQQLVNPSAGISRLGVPAYEWWSEALHGVSNLGPGTRFDKKVPGATSFPAVILSAASFNASLWQKMGQVVSTEARAMYNVDLAGLTFWSPNVNVFRDPRWGRGQETPGEDPLVVSRYAVMYVRGLQEVEDEASAKADRLKVSSCCKHYTAYDLDNWKGIDRFHFDAKVTKQDLEDSYQPPFKSCVVEGHVSSVMCSYNRVNGIPTCADPDLLKGIIRGQWGLDGYIVSDCDSVEVYYNAIHYTATPEDAVALALKAGLNMNCGDFLKKYTANAVNLKKVDVATVDQALVYNYIVLMRLGFFDDPKSLPFANLGPSDVCTKDNQQLALDAAKQGIVLLENNNGALPLSQTNIKKLAVIGPNANATTVMISNYAGIPCRYTSPLQGLQKYISSVNYAPGCSNVKCGNQSLIAAAVKAAASADAVVLVVGLDQSIEAEGLDRENLTLPGFQEKLVKDVAGATKGKVILVIMAAGPIDISSTKSVSNIGGILWVGYPGQAGGDAIAQVIFGDYNPGGRSPFTWYPQSYVDQVPMTDMNMRANRSRNFPGRTYRFYNGNSLYEFGHGLSYSTFSMYVASAPSSIMIENTSISEPHNMLSSNNSGTQVESLSDGQAIDISTINCQDLTFLLVIGVKNNGPLNGSHVVLVFWEPATSEFVIGAPIKQLIGFERVQVVVGVTEFVTVKIDICQLISNVDSDGKRKLVIGQHTILVGSSSETQVRHHIDVKLSGSMNGKEFMSE
- the LOC114403437 gene encoding probable beta-D-xylosidase 5 isoform X2, which gives rise to MKNQLMFLSMFLSFLILPTASQKHACGSAKTSNFPFCDTSLSYEDRAKDLVSRLTLQEKTQQLVNPSAGISRLGVPAYEWWSEALHGVSNLGPGTRFDKKVPGATSFPAVILSAASFNASLWQKMGQVVSTEARAMYNVDLAGLTFWSPNVNVFRDPRWGRGQETPGEDPLVVSRYAVMYVRGLQEVEDEASAKADRLKVSSCCKHYTAYDLDNWKGIDRFHFDAKVTKQDLEDSYQPPFKSCVVEGHVSSVMCSYNRVNGIPTCADPDLLKGIIRGQWGLDGYIVSDCDSVEVYYNAIHYTATPEDAVALALKAGLNMNCGDFLKKYTANAVNLKKVDVATVDQALVYNYIVLMRLGFFDDPKSLPFANLGPSDVCTKDNQQLALDAAKQGIVLLENNNGALPLSQTNIKKLAVIGPNANATTVMISNYAGIPCRYTSPLQGLQKYISSVNYAPGCSNVKCGNQSLIAAAVKAAASADAVVLVVGLDQSIEAEGLDRENLTLPGFQEKLVKDVAGATKGKVILVIMAAGPIDISSTKSVSNIGGILWVGYPGQAGGDAIAQVIFGDYNPDMNMRANRSRNFPGRTYRFYNGNSLYEFGHGLSYSTFSMYVASAPSSIMIENTSISEPHNMLSSNNSGTQVESLSDGQAIDISTINCQDLTFLLVIGVKNNGPLNGSHVVLVFWEPATSEFVIGAPIKQLIGFERVQVVVGVTEFVTVKIDICQLISNVDSDGKRKLVIGQHTILVGSSSETQVRHHIDVKLSGSMNGKEFMSE